TTATATCCTTCATATCATCATTGATAATAAAAAAATTTTTTCTAAAAAACTCGCTCCTTCCTAAAGATTCAAGGGCTCGCCTTAATTCCGGTTGAAAAACAATTAAAAGTGCGATTACTCCAACGGTCATAGCATTCTTTAGTAAGTAATTAACAGTTCTTAATTGAAGCCATTCACTAAGTTTTGTTACAACGATAAGCACCACAAGTCCTTTAAGAAGCTGCTCTGCTCTTGTTTTTCTTATTACTATAATAAATTTGTACATAACATATGCTATAATTGCAATATCTACAATATCATTGATTCTTATGGTTTTTATAATATCAATAAGGTCATTAAACAATAATATTCACTCCCTGAGGCATAATAAATTTAAATAAATTAATGTTTATTTATAGTAATTATACAACAATATAATTACTATAACAAAAAATATTTTGCTGAATTTTGTGTTTGAAATTTTGAAATATTTATATAAATAAAAAGTCATAGAAAAAACTATTCTATGACCTCTACCATTATATTGCTCTCTTCCACCTGTTTAATTAGTGGATTTATAACATCGCCATACATCAAAACTTCAAATGCTGACCTTAAAGATTTGCCAACAATAATTTCGGTGATTTCATTATCTCTTGCAAATTCAGCGAGGGTGTCCGAAATTTTTTTGCCTACCAAAATCGATACCCTTCCTCCCATCTTCTGTGCCATATCAAACAGCTCGATTAAAATCTTATGTTCTTTTAAATCATTATAAATATCGTTATTTTTATTCACATATACAGCGCAAAATTCGCCATTTGTCTCTTTTGCCCTTTCAGCTCCTCTTTCAATAAGCCTACGGCAACTTTTCTGCGGAGTTATGCAAACCATAATCCTGCTTTTCGCTCCGGGCTCATAACTTAAAACCATACCAAATCCCCTCTCAGGAAAAAATTTTTCCCTGTATATCTTAATTATATATTTTTTCTTATATAAGTCAATTTGTCTTACTGCATTTAATAAATATCATAAATTATGAAATTTCATTAAAATATCTCATAAGTCCTTTATATATCGCCCATGCTATCTTGTATTGATATTTTTTATCATTTAATAATTTCTCCTCTTCAGGATTTGACATAAAGCCACATTCAACTATTACTGCCGGCATTTTAGCATTTCTTAATATGTAAAATGTGCTTGTTTCCTTAGGCATTCGATCATTACTTTCATCAAGTGTATTTTTTAATTCTTTTTGCAGAATTTCTGCAAGGAATTTTCCTTTTTCAGAATTCTTATGATAAAACACCTGTGCTCCCTTATACTGCTCCTGCGGGAAACTATTCTGATGTATACTTATAAAAACTTCCCCATTGGCATTATTACCCTTCTTTACCCTGTTTTTAAGGTCTTGCATTAAATTGTCAGATAATGGATCTCCTTGCCTTGTCATTACAGCTACACCGCCGCTTTCCTCAATAAGTTCCTTTAACTTTGTTGCTATTTCAAGATTTAATTCATCTTCATTTTTACCATACTTACCGGGTTTACCCGGATCACCGCCGCCATGTCCGGCATCAATTATTATTATTTTATTAGATATAGGAAGCTTATTAAAGATTTCAATTGATTTATTAAGGCAGCTATAAACCAGCGATGTACAAAAAAATAAAAATGCAATCAATATATACTTATTGACCTTCATAATATAGAATCCCTTCCTTTTTCACTCTTAATATAAAATTTATTCAAATTAAAAATAACTATGTCACTTTCCTTTGTTTAAATCATATTATGAATAAAGAAAGGAGGAAAAAATATGCTTACATTTGAATTCACATATGTTGTACAATCATGTGATACATTATTCTTAATTGCTAAAAAGTTCAATACCTCTGTAGAAATTATAATGACAAGAAACAATATCATAAATCCATCCCTAATACACCCTGAACAAACGTTAATAATACCAGTTAAGGGAATATACTATACAGTAAAACCTAGTGATACCATATATTTAATAGCAGAAAAATTCGGTGTCCCATATGAATCAATCATATATGTTAATAACCTTGTATTCCCTTACACAATATATCCAGGTCAAATGCTGTTTATTCCAGGTACGGTAGAAGCAGCTCCACCTGTAACGCCGATTTGCCCTGTGCCTCCGGCTCCACCTGTACCGCCGATTCCGCCGGTTCCACCGTCAACAACCTGTCCTTTTTATTATGTTGTCAGACCTGGTGATACTCTATGGGACATAGCAAAAAGATATGGGGTATCCTTAGACGCTTTGATAAAGGCAAATTACATCGTTAATCCAAATTTGATTTATCCGGGACAGACAATCATTATCCCATGTCCCTCAGCACCACCAGTAGAATATCCCACGCTTAAGTTGGGTGACACAGGACCCTTTGTAGTAAACCTACAATCAAGACTTAAATCCTTGGGATTTTATAAAGGGACGGTTGACGGTATCTTTGGAACAAAGACAGAAGAAGCAGTTAAAGAGTATCAAAAAAGCAGAGGCTTAACAGCAACCGGTATCGTTGATAATAATACATGGAATGCATTATTGTTTAATACTCCACCCATCACCATAGATATAAATACTGATGACACAAAATGCAATGAAACTATTGATATAACTGATAAAAAAGATGATATTTCAATAGAAGATAATAACGAAGAAAAAAATAATCAGGGTTAAATCCCTGATTATTTTTTTAACGCTTCTATATATTTCCCAGCAATATAAGCCGCTATTGCACCATCACTCATTGCAGTCACAAGCTGCCTTAAGGATTTATGTCTTATATCACCTGCTGCAAAAACTCCCGGTATGTTTGTCCGCATATCATCGTCTGTAATAATATAACTATGTTCATCCATATCAATTACGCCATTTAAAATTTCAATATTAGGAGCCGTTCCTATTGATATAAACATACCGTCAATTTTAATAGTAGTTTCTTCGCCTGTTTTAAGATTTTTAAGTTTCAAGCCTTCAACCTGATTGTCGCCTTCAATATCTTCAACAACGCTATCAAGAATAATTTCAATTTTTTCATTGGAAAAAGCCTTGTCTTGTTCAACTTTTGCAGCAGTGAGACTATTCCCTTTATAAATTATATATACCTTTTTAGCAAATTTAGTAAGATACTGTGCTTCTATTACAGCGGTATTATCACCACCTATTACAGCAACATCCGCTTCTTTGTAAAAGGCAGCATCGCAAGTTGCACAAAATGATACACCTGAACCAATAAATTTTTTTTCTTTTTCAAGACCTAATTTTTTATTTGTTGTCCCCATCGCAAGTATAATTGCCTTAGCTTCGTATATATCATCCTCTGTCTGAACTTTTTTGACATCCCCTGTTATATCAAGCCCAGCAACATCTTTATTAACAATTTGAAGCCCGTATTTTTTAGTCTGTGCCTCCATTTTTGATATGAGCTCAGGACCGCTTATATTATCATAACCCGGATAATTCTCAATCTTATGTGCATTAATTATCCTCCCACCAAGATACATTTTCTCTATCATCAAGGTATTAAGTTTCGAACGGCATGCATAAAGTCCAGCTGTGAGCCCTGCTGGTCCTCCTCCTAATATTATCAAGTCATACATTTAAACCAACTCCTTATATAATAATGGAAGTAGTGAACACTACTTCCATTATTATATCACAATTTTTTATTTGTTTTACATTATGCCTACAGGTTGAATAAACTTATTTTTTGTTTCTTGTATATCCTGTGGCATTGCCGGTTTTACTGGATACCATCCCCTTTGATTTATTGCATTCCAAACTGCTTTTTGGTCATCAAAAGTTTGATTCAGTACATTCACAAAATTACTTTTTATCCTGTCATTAGCAGATTCAACTGCTGCATGTGATAATACTTCTATAGCAAGCTTGTAATTTCCAAGAACACCCATCATTAAATCTTTATCGGTTACACCTGCATTACGCTGCATATATATGCCTCCTTATTCTATATTTTTTAATAGTGAATTAAAATTGTTGCAGCATCTCTCAGAAAGATTTTGACAAAGCACCTTTAATTGCTGATCCTGTAACCTTGTAGCACAATCCTTCAGGCATTTGCACATATGGTCTTCTAAGGAAAGAGCATCATCGATATATAACAATTCTTTACCTGTTATTTGCGGCATTTTAATTCCTCCTTTCATTAACTTCATTGTTAGTATTTACATACATAAAAAAAATATACGGCAATTAACCATATATTTAATGTAAAATTTATTTGATATACCCTTTATTTCTTAATTTATTTATATGCTGCTCTAACTGTTCTTTAATATCTATATCATAGGATTCTTCAAGTACAAACATCATTGATACCGCCACCTGAGCAACATCCAAGAGCTCTTCGGCAATTTTCTCCGTAATTTCTTTATCACTCATATTTACATTTTCACCATTTAATCCCCTGAATTTTCCTATGACCTGTGCCAGTTCACCGGCTTCTTCCATCAATTTCAGCGTAGTGGATTCAAGTGAAGGTGTAAGGTTGTTAAGACGGGGAAGACTTATTTCTTTATATTTCATATCCATTTTTATCCCCCTAAGCCTGTTTTCTTCTTGCTAAAAATCTTGAAAATTCAGGACAAATTTCTTTTATTAAATCAAGCATTTTATATGCTGTATTTCTTATATCCCATTGTGCTTCAGGTGTACAGCGTAAATTGGCAAAGTGGTCAAATGCCCATAAATCTGTATCCATAAGCACAAGCCTTTTATGTGCATTTGTCACTGCATATGGAGCTGCTTCAGGAATTTTCTCATTTAACTCTTCATAGAGTAATTCCGACGCTTTTATTGCATTTTCAAGTAAATCAACGCACCCTGCCTTTTCTATGCTAGGCGGCACTGTATATCCATTTTTAATTGTCGGTTCATAAACATTAAAGTTTATCGTTCTATGCCTTAAAAGCTGGTGCCAATTTGCCTCACTTATACATAGCTGGAATTTGAATCTTATTGACCTGAAGGGTTCAATCAAATGGTCAAATTGATTTATATCTTCAAATGCCTTATTGATTATGTTGGATTTTTCTTCAATTGTTAACCTGCTTACTGTTTTTTCTATCGCTTCAATTGATTTGCCGGAATATGAAAATAATATGTGCATAATCAAAACATCTTCCATTTTAATGCCGTTATCTCTTCCTGTATAATCAATCAGTATAACATCATCTTTTACATTATCCGTCTCCGTAATTAATCTACCTGCAATTTCCACAAGCCTGCTTTCAACCTTTTTTTGATACTCTGAAGGTCTTACATGCCTCATCATACTTGGAGATATTTTCTCTGCCTCTTCAATAATTTTTTGTGCTATAGTGTTTGCCTCCTCCGTCTTATGTGCCAATAATTTCCTTAAAATATCCTGCAAATCAAGTGCATTAAGTGCTACTGCAAAACTCGTACGGGTTGATAATAGAAGGGCATATCTGGCATCCTCAAAAGCTATTTTGCTTATTCTGTCCTGATATTTTCTTTCACTTTCATTCTCTTCTTTTTCTACTGTATTTGATAAATATGTAACAAGTTTTTCTACTAATTGTTCGTACATGTCATAAGATATGTTCCATGTTTTTAAATATTTATCTTTTAAATCCGAATAGTTTTTCAGTTCATTAGGAATAATAACTTTATCTCTTGTGGGCTTTTGATATCTTTGACTCCATTCAATAAAGGAAGGTCTTTTATTGATTAATTCTATATATGCAGACAAATATCTCGAAATATCTTCAACACAAAGGTGCATAAGATGCTGTTCTGCTATTGAGGAATGCCCAAATTTTTCTACCCATTTTTCATGAAATAATTTTGCTTTATCTATAGCAGCTTCCATAGAAGGTTTACCGGATGAAATAAATTCATTTATATCAAGGTCACCGTCTGTTAATGATTCTAATATATTAAGTCTCCAACTGGTATCTTTTCTGCTGACCTTGGAATTTATTGGCGGAATAATAAATTCCGGCAATGAATGTATGAAATAAACCGGTCCATATATGTTAGTAACAAATCGTTTTAACAAATTTTCCTGCTCTTTTGTAAGCTTTGTCATCAGCATATTTAATAACCCCTTTCTAATACTTTATCCTTATTTACAATATATTATAACATAATAAAAATAGTTATCCCATATATGAGATAACTATTTTTATTCATTAAAATGGTGACCCATCCGCGATTCGAACGCGGGACACCCTGCTTAAAAGGCAGGTGCTCTGCCTGCTGAGCTAATGGGTCGTAATATGGTGGAGGGAGATGGATTCGAACCATCGAAGGCTGTGCCAACAGATTTACAGTCTGCCCCCTTTAGCCCCTTGGGTATCCCTCCCCTCACACTTATGAACGACTTTTATATTATATTATATTATAACTATCATGTCAAGCTTAAAAGGTCATTTTATATTCAAAAAATTATATCAAAAAGATTTTTTAATATTCCTTCAATACTATTGTTTGCTCCCTGTCAGGTCCTACCGATATTATTGATGCATTTATCCCTATTAATTCTTCAATCCTTTTTATATATTTCTTAGCATTATTAGGCAATTCATCGAAACTTCTTGCGGTGCTTATTTCTTCATCCCAGCCATCCATCTCTTCATATACAGGCTCACATAATGCAAGGTCTTCCAGACTTGCAGGAAAGTTTTCAATGACTTTCCCTTCATATTTGTATCCTTTACATATCTTAATCTTTTCTAATCCTGTCAGTGTATCAAGTTTTGTCAATACAAATCCCTTCATACCTGAAACCCTGACTGAAAAATTCAGTATTACTGTATCAAGCCAGCCACATCTTCTAGGTCTGCCTGTGGTAGTACCATATTCATTACCACGCTCTCTTAAGAAATCTCCATTTTCATCATGTAATTCAGTTGGAAATGGTCCTTTACCAACCCTTGTTGTATATGCCTTTATAACGCCAATAACATCATTAATCATTGTTGGTCCAATACCTGCACCTACTGTAACCCCACCTGCTATTGGATGTGAAGCCGTAACAAATGGATATGTGCCAAGGTCAATATCCAACAAAGTACCTTGTGCCCCTTCAAATAAAATTTTTCTGCCGCTTTTTATCAAATTATATAAAAGTAATGTTGTATCTGTAACATATGGTCTCAAAATATCGGCATATCTTCTGTAGCTTTCATATATTTCATTGAAATCCATTGCATCAGTGCCATAAACCTCTTTAAATATTTTATTTTTCTTTTCAATATTCAATTTCAATTTTTCTTTCAATACATCTTTTTTTAGTAAGTCACATATTCTTATGCCTATTCTTTCTGATTTGTCCATATAACAGGGACCTATACCCCTTTTGGTAGTACCAATATCATTTTTCCCTTTTGCTGTTTCTTCAAGTTCATCAAGCCTTATATGATAAGGAAAAACGACATGTGCCCTATCACTTATCTTTAAATTATCTGTACATATTCCCTGTAATTTCAAAGTGTTTAATTCTTCTATGAGTGAAGCAGGGTCTACAACAACCCCGTTGCCTATTATGCATATTTTTTCAGGGTATAATATTCCAGACGGAACTAAGTGGAGCTTATACTGTATACCTCCCTGCTTAACCGTATGACCGGCATTATTCCCTCCCTGATATCTTACGACTACTTCAGCCTTTTCAGCTAAATAATCCGTAACCTTTCCTTTACCTTCATCACCCCACTGTGAACCTACAATTACCAATGTTGACATTATTATGCCCCTTTCTTATTTTATCCTGTTTAAAATTTCTCTTGCAACAACAACACCGGAAATTGATGCCTGAACAAGCCCTCTCGTTATTCCAGCACCATCCCCTGCTGCAAAAAGATTTTTTACCTGTGTTTCAAAATTATTTGTAAGTTTAACCCTTGATGAATAAAACTTAACCTCTACTCCATATAAAAGTGTATGTTTTGAAAAAACACCCGGTGATACTTTATCAAGCGCCTGCAACATTTCAATTATTGACTGCAAAAATCTATATGGCAGTACAAGACTTAAATCCCCCGGTGTCGCATCTTTTAAAGTGGGTTCTACAAGACCTCTTTTTAACCTTTCAGGTGTCGACCTCCTGCCTGATAAAAAGTCCCCAAGCCTTTGCACTAATACTCCATCTCCCAGCATATTTGCAAGGGCAGCAATATATCTTCCATATGCAATCGGTTGGTTAAATGGCTCTGTAAATTCCTTACTTACAAGTAGCGCAAAATTTGTATTATCTGTTTTAATATCTTTATAACTATGTCCATTAACTATTTTTAAGCCATTATTGTTTTCAACAACAACCTTGCCATATGGATTCATACAAAAAGTCCTCACCCTGTCGTCAAATAATTTGGAATGATAAATAAATTTTGATTCATATATCTCCTTTGTAATATCTTCCATTACAACAGCCGGTATCTCAACCCTTACGCCTATGTCTACTGCATTGTTTTTAGTTTCAAGTCCTATTCTATTAGCTTCCTCTTTAAACCATTCAGCACCTTCCCTGCCCGGTACAACAACTATATATTTTCCTGTATAGATTTTACCATCTTCTGTTTCAACACCATATGCCTTTTTATCCTTAACAAGTATTTTAGAAACAGTCGTTTTTGTCTTTATTTCAATCTTATCCCTTAAATAATCCTCTATATTTTTAATAATATCATAACACTTCTCTGTACCAAGATGCTTAATTGCCGCAGGAATCAATTTAAGGTCTGCGGCTGCAGCTCTTCTTTCTATTTCTCTAATCTTCTCTTTATCTGTTCCATGAACCTCTGTTGTAGCTCCAAATTTAACATATATATCATCCACATACCTTACAAACTCATTTAATTCCGACTTTTCAAGGTATTCATCGAGAACACCTCCAAAATCAGATGTCAATGTTAGTTTTCCGTCACTGAAAGCACCTGCTCCTCCAATACCGCATGTAATAGAACAGGGTTTGCAGTTTAAACATTTGGAACCGTATTTGCCTATGGGGCATAGCCTTTCACGTATATTTTTCCCTTTTTCAAGAAGCAATATCTTTAAACCGTCAATTTCTTTAACAAGCTCAAGAGATGTAAATAATCCTGCAGGACCTCCCCCGATTATTATTACATCATATATTTTCATTAATAACACTCCTTTGGTTTAATAAAAGCAAACACCCCTATTGTATGATAACAAAAAACTAACATATTTTCAAGAAAAATTCGAATTATATTCTGTAAAATTAATTTAATGTTCGTGTTTTAAATAAATTTTAAAAAAGAAAAAAGTATTCTTTTAAGAATACCACAAGATTACTATGAATACTTAATCTTTTACCTTATTTATTGGAAAGTTCTTTTAATTTTGCAATGGCTATTTCTCCAACAAATGCCAAATCCTCTGCGGTAAAGTAAAATGAAATATTGCCATCAAAAAGAATTTGTGCAGATGGGGAAAATTCTTCATCACCACTCCATATTGCAAAGACTAAATACACATTATCTATAAATTCAAACTTATAAGCAGCATCCCCCATATCAATTTTTTCTGCTCCAAGACTTTCTAAAGCTTCTTTAAACTTATCCAACTTATTGCCAAATGTCCTTGAAAGCCTAAAAATGCACCTGCCATAAAAATTATTGTAATAAACATTACCACCGGAGACATCCCTATATGTTATATATTTATTTGTTGCAGGAACTTTTTTGCTATTTATTAAATATCTCAAAATAAGTGTCTTTAAAGGATAATTATTTACTTCACTATAATCCTGATTGAGAATTTCCCCGGATGGAAATTTAACAATGTATTTAGTTCCCATAAGTTTAACAACAAATTCATTACTATCGCTATTATATTTACATCCTGTTCTTTTATATATTTCTTCTGGATTACATTTTTTAAACAATTCTCTGTTGTACTCATATGGTATTTTATCTTTTCTTTTCTCATC
This is a stretch of genomic DNA from Aceticella autotrophica. It encodes these proteins:
- a CDS encoding adenylosuccinate synthase; the protein is MSTLVIVGSQWGDEGKGKVTDYLAEKAEVVVRYQGGNNAGHTVKQGGIQYKLHLVPSGILYPEKICIIGNGVVVDPASLIEELNTLKLQGICTDNLKISDRAHVVFPYHIRLDELEETAKGKNDIGTTKRGIGPCYMDKSERIGIRICDLLKKDVLKEKLKLNIEKKNKIFKEVYGTDAMDFNEIYESYRRYADILRPYVTDTTLLLYNLIKSGRKILFEGAQGTLLDIDLGTYPFVTASHPIAGGVTVGAGIGPTMINDVIGVIKAYTTRVGKGPFPTELHDENGDFLRERGNEYGTTTGRPRRCGWLDTVILNFSVRVSGMKGFVLTKLDTLTGLEKIKICKGYKYEGKVIENFPASLEDLALCEPVYEEMDGWDEEISTARSFDELPNNAKKYIKRIEELIGINASIISVGPDREQTIVLKEY
- a CDS encoding FAD-dependent thymidylate synthase — translated: MLMTKLTKEQENLLKRFVTNIYGPVYFIHSLPEFIIPPINSKVSRKDTSWRLNILESLTDGDLDINEFISSGKPSMEAAIDKAKLFHEKWVEKFGHSSIAEQHLMHLCVEDISRYLSAYIELINKRPSFIEWSQRYQKPTRDKVIIPNELKNYSDLKDKYLKTWNISYDMYEQLVEKLVTYLSNTVEKEENESERKYQDRISKIAFEDARYALLLSTRTSFAVALNALDLQDILRKLLAHKTEEANTIAQKIIEEAEKISPSMMRHVRPSEYQKKVESRLVEIAGRLITETDNVKDDVILIDYTGRDNGIKMEDVLIMHILFSYSGKSIEAIEKTVSRLTIEEKSNIINKAFEDINQFDHLIEPFRSIRFKFQLCISEANWHQLLRHRTINFNVYEPTIKNGYTVPPSIEKAGCVDLLENAIKASELLYEELNEKIPEAAPYAVTNAHKRLVLMDTDLWAFDHFANLRCTPEAQWDIRNTAYKMLDLIKEICPEFSRFLARRKQA
- the cwlD gene encoding N-acetylmuramoyl-L-alanine amidase CwlD, whose protein sequence is MKVNKYILIAFLFFCTSLVYSCLNKSIEIFNKLPISNKIIIIDAGHGGGDPGKPGKYGKNEDELNLEIATKLKELIEESGGVAVMTRQGDPLSDNLMQDLKNRVKKGNNANGEVFISIHQNSFPQEQYKGAQVFYHKNSEKGKFLAEILQKELKNTLDESNDRMPKETSTFYILRNAKMPAVIVECGFMSNPEEEKLLNDKKYQYKIAWAIYKGLMRYFNEIS
- a CDS encoding DUF3786 domain-containing protein; the protein is MDRAAIDEKRKDKIPYEYNRELFKKCNPEEIYKRTGCKYNSDSNEFVVKLMGTKYIVKFPSGEILNQDYSEVNNYPLKTLILRYLINSKKVPATNKYITYRDVSGGNVYYNNFYGRCIFRLSRTFGNKLDKFKEALESLGAEKIDMGDAAYKFEFIDNVYLVFAIWSGDEEFSPSAQILFDGNISFYFTAEDLAFVGEIAIAKLKELSNK
- a CDS encoding spore coat protein — protein: MQRNAGVTDKDLMMGVLGNYKLAIEVLSHAAVESANDRIKSNFVNVLNQTFDDQKAVWNAINQRGWYPVKPAMPQDIQETKNKFIQPVGIM
- a CDS encoding MazG-like family protein — protein: MDMKYKEISLPRLNNLTPSLESTTLKLMEEAGELAQVIGKFRGLNGENVNMSDKEITEKIAEELLDVAQVAVSMMFVLEESYDIDIKEQLEQHINKLRNKGYIK
- a CDS encoding spore coat protein, yielding MPQITGKELLYIDDALSLEDHMCKCLKDCATRLQDQQLKVLCQNLSERCCNNFNSLLKNIE
- a CDS encoding LysM peptidoglycan-binding domain-containing protein, with protein sequence MLTFEFTYVVQSCDTLFLIAKKFNTSVEIIMTRNNIINPSLIHPEQTLIIPVKGIYYTVKPSDTIYLIAEKFGVPYESIIYVNNLVFPYTIYPGQMLFIPGTVEAAPPVTPICPVPPAPPVPPIPPVPPSTTCPFYYVVRPGDTLWDIAKRYGVSLDALIKANYIVNPNLIYPGQTIIIPCPSAPPVEYPTLKLGDTGPFVVNLQSRLKSLGFYKGTVDGIFGTKTEEAVKEYQKSRGLTATGIVDNNTWNALLFNTPPITIDINTDDTKCNETIDITDKKDDISIEDNNEEKNNQG
- a CDS encoding universal stress protein, producing MVLSYEPGAKSRIMVCITPQKSCRRLIERGAERAKETNGEFCAVYVNKNNDIYNDLKEHKILIELFDMAQKMGGRVSILVGKKISDTLAEFARDNEITEIIVGKSLRSAFEVLMYGDVINPLIKQVEESNIMVEVIE
- a CDS encoding NAD(P)/FAD-dependent oxidoreductase, which encodes MKIYDVIIIGGGPAGLFTSLELVKEIDGLKILLLEKGKNIRERLCPIGKYGSKCLNCKPCSITCGIGGAGAFSDGKLTLTSDFGGVLDEYLEKSELNEFVRYVDDIYVKFGATTEVHGTDKEKIREIERRAAAADLKLIPAAIKHLGTEKCYDIIKNIEDYLRDKIEIKTKTTVSKILVKDKKAYGVETEDGKIYTGKYIVVVPGREGAEWFKEEANRIGLETKNNAVDIGVRVEIPAVVMEDITKEIYESKFIYHSKLFDDRVRTFCMNPYGKVVVENNNGLKIVNGHSYKDIKTDNTNFALLVSKEFTEPFNQPIAYGRYIAALANMLGDGVLVQRLGDFLSGRRSTPERLKRGLVEPTLKDATPGDLSLVLPYRFLQSIIEMLQALDKVSPGVFSKHTLLYGVEVKFYSSRVKLTNNFETQVKNLFAAGDGAGITRGLVQASISGVVVAREILNRIK
- the trxB gene encoding thioredoxin-disulfide reductase yields the protein MYDLIILGGGPAGLTAGLYACRSKLNTLMIEKMYLGGRIINAHKIENYPGYDNISGPELISKMEAQTKKYGLQIVNKDVAGLDITGDVKKVQTEDDIYEAKAIILAMGTTNKKLGLEKEKKFIGSGVSFCATCDAAFYKEADVAVIGGDNTAVIEAQYLTKFAKKVYIIYKGNSLTAAKVEQDKAFSNEKIEIILDSVVEDIEGDNQVEGLKLKNLKTGEETTIKIDGMFISIGTAPNIEILNGVIDMDEHSYIITDDDMRTNIPGVFAAGDIRHKSLRQLVTAMSDGAIAAYIAGKYIEALKK